The DNA window aataataacaataataaactataacaataataataataataataaaatgtaaacataaaatactagtaaaatacttatatatttgttttttatttgaataataataataaaaataaaaataaaaattaataagatAATTAAAATACTAGTATTTATGTTTGTAATTTGAATAATacaatttcataataaaataataaaaaatacaaatatttatgtttgttacttgaataataattatattaataaatataataaaacaatgcactatttgaataaataataataataataataatgtgtaataagATAATTAAAATACTAGTATTTatgtttgttatttaaataataataatatatgtaataaaataataaagatactaatatttatgtttattaataataataataataataataataataataataataaatgtaataataagagTAAACAAACTACTTTTTGttacttgaataataataatacaaattaattaaataataaaaaatactaagaTTTACActgttatttgaataataataataataataataataataataatacaatttaatagtaaaaatgtaaatactaatatttaaatttgttattttcattgctttcaaatgttaaaaccaTAGAGCTTTCATTTTGATAAAAATTGTGTCTTTCACTGGCAACAAAACTGTTCTTATTTACACATTTGTTAGGATGTTTTGGCACAGCACTTCCAGATATGGAGCCACATTTACTGCCAACGAGTAACAAACACTCATCATGTGGCTGTGGCTCGCATTAAAAGGCTCATAACACATCAGACAATTTGATAATCAAGCTAACCATATCAGGTTCACAGGCaatgttaatattaatacaaaaatgaCCAGCCaactgaagaaaaagatgcagATTTTCATTCATATCGGATGATTTCAGTCACAAATTTCAGGCCCCCGATACTAACGTTAAAGAAAAACACAATCTGAAGAAATGTCAAAATCATAAGATTCATGTTCTCCAGGGAGATGCCCTGAATTGGAGTTGAATTATGTGAACAAAGTGCGGTCCAGCGAAGCATCAGCGGTCATTATGAGACATCTGGAGCTGCGACAGACAGAAGAAGACTTCCTCCAGCGCTCAGGAGGATACAGGGAATTACACAGGAACAAGAAGCCCACTGCTCCTTCATTAGGTTCACCAGCGGAGAGCAACGAGGGTAGCTGCTCTTTTAATGGCCTTTAAATGAAACAGCATGATAATCCATAGGCCTCTGATAGACTCAATTTCACCCAGACCAGATTTCTCTAGCTTCTCTATTCACATTGTGCAAAGAGGTTTCGTCTGTGAGCAACTTCTGGTCTGACGTAGATCAAATAATAAAGCTGGAGATTTCTTCATTGGAAATAAATGAATGACTGGTGTTTTACAGTAACTGGAGTCCAGACAAACATCCATTCgtttatttttcagaataaaacgaagtttaaaaaaagaaagaaatgaatgctGTTGTTCAGTAAGGAAGCAATAAACTTGACagtaaatagatttttaaataaatactgtaaagcaTCAAAACTGTGTTCAATATTGacgataatcagaaatgtttcttgagcagtaaatcatcatattttcatgatttctgaaaatcatgtgacactgaagactggaggaatgatgctgaaaatacagcggagcatcacagaaataaattacactttaacagagatttacacagaaaagagttatatttatttattattatagtttgctTATTATAATCAAAATAAGATTCACAAtatcacaacattactgtttttactatatatatttttttttctaacaaatgcatcttgatgagcagaaaatacttaaaatattacCCACTTTTCTTAACTTTTTTCCAAAAGAGGGAACCATGCACAGAATATTGTTCTGGGTTGTCAACGCTCTCTTCTTATTTCTCAACATGCTCTACAGACTCCACCGGTCACAGCATCTATATTTTGGAGCAGTACCTGTCTTTGGATGAGGGCCAAACTGTCCCGGGCCCTTCTCAGCAGCTCCTCCACATCTTTTGGATCTTCCACGGTCCGGTTCTCCCTGAAGGCGTCTCGTACCCGCCGCAGAGCGTACGTCCTACAGAAACAAGAGATCAGAGCAACTCACTTGATGCTTGAAATCAGCTGGCTTTCCAAAAGTCACTGCCACAATTTCGGGAgtcaaactgacaaaaaaaaaaacctaaatgcattgtcaaatttttttttgtgattcagCAATTGttgaaaacaatgtaaaaatttGCCATTTCACTGCAAATTCACTCCTTAATTATGGTAATAAcagacaatgaaaaaataaaaatctgtaacaTTTATGATAAAATATCTGCCGGGCTGTGGTAAAAAGTATGgcatcaacattttaaaataaattcacaggaaaaaaatgattacattaactgatataatagcATATCAACGTATTCAAGTACTAATATCTGTTTTGTACCATCGAAATACACTTAAATGCATCAAAAACTGGTGCTGATGAGAAAGTTACATGATGAAAGCTTATCACAAAAAATAtggtgaaataatgcaataaacaatgatttaacaacattagatcAACAGATAAAACTCTAATGCACACAACTGATaagaaacattaaattaatattaatttacagttttcattgtaaattatacaataacGTTCTTTTTCACTTCCTAAAAAAACTGTACAGTATTGAACAAACATTCAAAAGCAATCACACTTATCCACCGTTTATAGTATggaaacttactgttaacctattaacatgtttttactgtagaatcttttacagtcttttaccgttaaaatcacaATCATTTTTACAGTCTATGTAACCCCTGAAACAAAAAATTTTCTGCCATGCATGACCACTATACTTATGTCATTAATAGGCCTAATATTCAGCACAAAATTCTGGAAGTTACACTGGAGGTAATATTTTGCATTTTCGACATATTAGAGACCGAAATAAGAatgaagtttttaaatattatttgcaagtagTTCAAATTGATTAGCATTTCCTTtctgccttatatatatatattatatactttatcAAATTGTTTGAAACTCTCTATTGtggattcctaaaaaaaaaaaaaactcaattttgaAGAAAtggatctagcagttttaaaCGTCTCTTGCCATTTGgacataaatagattttattccaATGGTCTGAAGATCACAAGACCCCTGCAAGGTTTATAAACCAAAGCACTAAAAGCAGGGGTTACACGCAGAATTTCAAGTGTCCTTTATCATTCATGGCGTGGGTAGATTGCTGTTTATGTTTGTATCTCACAGGAAAACTCAAGTCACATTAAGAAATGGAGACCTGACTGACAAGGATGCACTGAGTCCAACACACTGCAGCAATGAGACAAAGAGCACCGGGAAAAGCCAAGACCAACTCGATCACATTTCTTCTGGATGACAGAGTTCATTAGCGCTAGCGCTGTGCGTGCCACATGCTAATAATGAAGCAGTCATTAGACAACTAGTCACTAAGCTA is part of the Carassius gibelio isolate Cgi1373 ecotype wild population from Czech Republic chromosome B24, carGib1.2-hapl.c, whole genome shotgun sequence genome and encodes:
- the LOC128013451 gene encoding LYR motif-containing protein 4 isoform X3, whose amino-acid sequence is MAASGREHVLSLYRLLLKESKKFPSYNYRTYALRRVRDAFRENRTVEDPKDVEELLRRARDSLALIQRQAIKRAATLVALRW